A region of the Cydia strobilella chromosome 18, ilCydStro3.1, whole genome shotgun sequence genome:
AGAGACAATTGTTTTCTCTAAAAAAACCTCTCGTCGGCTTCAtcaaaaaggtatttcattaagtCCTAGCTAGAAAAGTCGTGATGGACTTGAAAGATCCCACATTCCTTCGTTCCTTGATGAAGAATGTTCATTTTAAAAGGCCGtttctttcttttgtttttgatcTTTTCCTTGGCAGTTAATGAAATGTTTTGTTTTGACTTATCGAATTTAACTTGATTTTTATGAGTAGGTTTATTCAGGAAAATGGAAGAGTcagtatgatatgatatgatatgatatgatatttattggtaaatatttatattatttatgtctaATTTAATTCTTAATACCTACAGGAAGCAGGTAACCGCTTTTTTAGCTTCTTCAGAAAGGTCACGTTAAGTTTTGTAGTTAGATAACTTTTTTGGTCGTTTAATTTTccggatttttttttacaatagcgGAAACTGGCATAAAGGACTTTTCCAGCAGGTTCTATGGCACTTAAGCtacctatattacctatattattaattaatttttatccaatattttttgtaaataattggcatgtaatattaatattatacaatagaaagaaaagaaagaaagaaaaagcatttattagcacaacataacaagactaaaactagaaataattaaacagaatgaggttgcgctaaatggtccttactcagcttggtgtcacggtgtgagccaacatggcacactctgcgacgctgattttcagtaaggcccagtagatggactagtaaacacaatgtaaaaaataaataagggaaagcttaaatacaaataacaatcaaattacttaattaaaattagcctatacctaagtcttatgaatgtttgtgtgtatgtatgtatgtaagtgtctatgcgatttgtgtgtgagtgactgagtgtgcacggttgcctAAGTGTTGCATTTTTGCTTAGCCAGTATGAATTTACGGAGGTGAATTTTAAAGGTGGACACGGTTTTCGAATTACGTACTGGTGGTGGCAAATCATTCCAACACTTGGTGGCAGCGAAACGAAAGCTGCCACGGAAGGCAACCGTGCGGTGTGGAGGAAAAGTGAGTCGTGATGCGTGTCTTATGGCGCGCgcacaataaatgattatgtaAATGATAATTACCCCTTACTgcatgttatatattttttatttatttgaacttgaataactgtcaatagagttgaatatcataTCCGTCATATATGGCTCCGTATGCGGTAAAGAGTTAAGACTATCTTatgttcgctgtgataatgactcaacgtaagttttttttaagcttatgaagcagggtggtattccacctgtacAATGTGTATtgcacattttgcttagtgtgCAAACTGCACATTGGACCGAGATATTGGACAGATAGAATAGCAaccttatcgcgaggtctacagctcacagagccactaaaacaatattacaaatgtttttatacatttgtTAATTTGGTATTTTCCGGCAGTATTTTTGTTACGCCCATGTATTTGTCTCGTCAGCATAAAGTGCGGTATgcgattttgtttttaaaccaCCGAGCGAATTTACTCTCTCGTGTAAATTCAGAATAAGCGGCATTCGGCTGCGTCCATTTCAATGCATTAAACATGCAAACGGTGCAGTTTGGAAGTTCGATCGCGTAACTAACTGATGGAAATTCTGCCTATATACAGATTACAGTTACACTTGGATAATACCGACTACTTTGTATATAAAAACTGTAGGTATgtgagatgttttttttttgattaataAAATAGGAAATTAACCGAATTAACGCAGCTGgagtgatgggcacctttgcgtcggggACAGCCCGGGACGGTTTTCAGTAGGTAGTTTATACACATTTAGTTTATAGTTATATTTAGGTTTAgtaattaagtttagtttttaattagtttaactattacctatgtacctattttattaaactGTATGTTGCTTAtggtaacattaaatttaaaagcaaGATTATTAGGTTCAGTCAGCTTCTGGTTGTTATTGTATCCCGTAGTCAACAGTCCAATGAACAACTTGTGCAAAAACTTACTTCTAATTTGTCTAAAGTTTTCTCATCTAGTGAAGTTTGGCAGTCAGCttcacatatttaattaataatatgctATTTGTTCTTGCGAAGCGAATGAGTTCAGCTATACTTAATCCTCTTTCCATTAACTTCCTCCCTTTCCCCAGCAACTCCTAGTATTTCAGTTACAAGGGCTCAGTCATGCCTGAGAACAATAAGTCATGAATTCACTATGTCAACCGGATAAGGCACAAATGCTGGTCTCTCACAGACCGCACAGCTTTCTCGAGACCTTTGTAAACCTTACTCACCATCAGGAACACAAAATACTTACAGATCAAGTAGCTGTGTTGCAGATGATAGCGGACAGGCTGGACTCGCCCGTCCTCGGCCGCTTCATGGATCTGCATGTTATGAGAAGGAGTTCACGGGATGCATGAAGCGGCGGAGGGGGTGGTCGCATCTTATACTcgtatgtttttgttttgtaatttttattttattttattttagttttcctttccttttaataatattctaacatagttctaaagtaaagagttactaaccatattatggaacctatgttttctgaattaaataatttttattttattttatttattttatttatagggtCTTCACAAAGGTGGAGTTTCCATACTGACTTTAAGTAGATTCGAGCGCGATGACGTTCCGTTTTGCTCCACTTTTCTTATGGTTTTGTATGTACTTGAAAAACATAACCGGGTCCAAAATAGACAAATAACAGTGTTATAATGGTCGTGGTCTTATGTATGGTGgcagtttttgtatttgtacttGCCAGTTTGATGTGCTCCAGATTCAATCGAGTCTTTTCACTAGTCCTCTCTTGTGCTCTTAGATGTAGGTAGCATtatttatcgaatttaaactgttgtgagacatactatcattaaatcattttacggtttagactcacttgttttagtcactcgcgcgacatgtttcggagagcctaggtctcctttctcaagcactaatagtgcgagcagcgttcacgacgaccgtgtattgcgttgCGTACTCCTAGCTACCTAGCTCCTGGAGACCTAggttctccgaaacatgtcgcgcgagtgactaaaacaagtgagtctaaaccgtaaaatgatttaatagcattatttatattatatatttccaaGGCCGGGTCCAAACACCAATCCCGTTTTCCTCAATTGATTTTCAATTCCGTTTATATTCTCGGATGCACAACACGGTATATACAGAGAGTAGCTGGGAACCGACCCGCTGCGTATCAATAATGCAGGCTAGCGGACAAAACACTTAGCGGGGTCGGATCCGATACGTATACGTTTGGGGGGCTGACGCCATTGCGTATCGTCTTTTGTAGACGTATAGATTTTACTGTTGTGTTCAATTCATTTTTGTTAGGAGGCCTAGGTACCTACCCTCATTGATTtagtatatgtatttttatcaaatcggatcggtcggagtggcgagccttgggggaggcctatgtccagcagtggacgtctatcggctgacatgatgatgatgatgatgattttttatcaatatgtatatactttaaTATGATTAAATATGtgtgttactttttagggttccgtacccaaagggtaaaaacgggaccctattactaagactccgctgtccgtctgtccgtccgtctgtccgtctgtctgtctgtcactaggctgtctcgtgatctgtgatagctagacagctgaaattttcacagatgatgtatttcggttgccgctataacaacaaatactaaaaacagaataaaatagagatttaagtggggctcccatacaaaaacgtgatttttgaccggagttaagcaacgtcgggcggggtcagtacttggatgggtgaccgtttttatagttaatggtacggaaccctttgtgtgtgagtccgactcgcacttggccggtttttttattaaatgaaacATTTCTAAATTATGCTATAGGCTGCAAAAgacagtcatcatcatcatcttcctcgcgttgtccgggcattttgccacggctcatgggagcctggggtccgcttagcaactaatcccaggaattgacgtgggcactagttttacgaaagcgactgccatctgaccttccaacccagaggggaaactacgCCTTTTTTGggatattgttataaatatatattattctaTATATATTGTATGAGAGACCAGCATATTTACTTTTCTCTTTTCCATTAGTGTTTTGTATCATAGTATTTCTAGAAGTTTTAACTGTTAGAATAGATTTACATTACTTAATAAGAGGTCTAAGATTTAGCAGTAGATATTCAACCGAATTCACAATGTTACTACAAAATGCAACTGAGCTTTCACTCTATTCCGCATTAGAGCGCGTACCAGGTAATTTGTGCGTGGGAGGGAAATATTTTCGTTCGAGAAAACCGTTTTGTGTTATACGGTGGTATACATTGTAGCCAACAATGTAGTTAAACGAGTTTttaaataatcgaatttaaactgttgtgagacatactaacattaaataatttcacggtttagactcacttgttttagtcactcgcgcgacgcACGCAACgcacgcaatacacggtcgtcgtgaacgctgctcgcactattagtgcttgagaaaggagacctaggctctccgaaacatgtcgcgcgagtgactaaaacaagtgagtctaaaccgcgaaattatttaatgagttttttaatagttttatgaCTAGATATtgaaacataatatttatttagtcgaTTTTATTTAACCTACTTTTTATAGCCGTTGTtgagcgttggaggtaatggcgaccaaatgaaagcagagaatctgatatcttaatttaatgttttacagaaggctggttagaaaaagtgctcttatctacatacatgtagaagcttatatagtaaagtacagcgccacactatgacactacggatgggttaggaactattacatacattgacatagctaacagcttattgagcacttaaactagtacacaatagtttcggtagatgtcacctttacatatcataggacgattgagagacttaatctgtctagattaggtaagtaggtacttaggtatgctaatacctacttatctgctacttgttaagataggtcttaacattttgccaccccttgaaatagttaatgttttatgagtaacattaggtatttcaaagaataggctttatacattttacctatcagtaaggatgggcagagttctttgttacgagttatagttaggtaattacttaaattttaattagatctgtgcccattcttataaatgaaacaacaataggaaatgatttttattttaaatagggagtaggtattctaattatgtacataggtactaggtaagtaaggtaatttaggtacttaattatacttatttgacacttagttataattatttgaactttacattaggttggtactgttggtaggtatttactacttatatgaCTTCACCCGAAGTAGGTAATGGACAAATGTTATTGAACGCGCGTTGGATGTCCCCTCTGGCGGTTCGGATGACGGCCACCCTGGTGACGCCATCCCGGCCCGGCTGCGTCGCGACGATCTTGCCCAGCCTCCACCGGCAGGGCGGCAGACGCTCGTCTCGTACCAGGACGACGGTGTCGACTGCGAGGCTTGGGCCGCGCGCGCTCCTCCACTTCGTGCGTTCCTGCAGCGTTCCGATGTAGTCACGTGACCAGCGCCGCCAGAAGTCCTGCGTGATTTGTTGCAAAAGTTGATAGTGAGTTAATCGGTTCTTTGGTACATGGTTATAATCTTCGTCCGGAAGTGAATTTGGTGCTTTTCCAATTAAAAAGTGAGCTGGCGTAAGGACAGGATAGTCAGGATTTGAACTAGGTAAGGGACATAGTGGCCTAGAATTTACCATAGATTCTACCTGATATAGGATTGATACAAATTGTTCGTAAGTTAACAAAGATAACCCTAACactctttttaaatgatatttggtaagttttatactagattcccATAGGGACCCCATATGAGGTGTATAGACAGGAATAAAACTCCATTTTATGCCCTCGTCTGCGCAATGAGATACTAGCTCGCTCGAGCTgtcctgtaggtatttttgtaaatcttttagCTCGTTACTAGCCCCATGAAAGGTTGTTGAATTGTCACTCACCAACTCCTTCGGTTTACCTCTCCTGGCGATGAATCGTCGCAGCGCCGCCAGGAAATTGGCTGACTCGAGCCCTGTAATTAATTCGAGATGAATTGCCTTTgttgcaaaacaaataaacactgcTATATAGCACTTAGAGACCTTGTAACCACGCCCTGTcctatctctaatgttataaggTCCTCCATAATCGATACCCGTGATAGCAAAGGGGGGGGAAGGATTTACCCTTGAGGGGGGTAAGTTTCCCATTATAGGGTTAGTAGTCTTTGGATTTGCTCTAAAACACGGAacgcatttatttacaattttcgagGCTAACATCCTACCTTTTGTTGGCCAGATGCGCTCGCGAATAGTTGAAAGTAATAACTGAGGGCCAGCGTGCAGAGTACGTATATGTGCGTTTGCCATCAGTAGTTTGGTAAGCGCGTGCTCGTGACTTAATATTAAaggatgttttttttcatatgcatAATGCGAAAGACCGATTCGTCCGCCTACGCGAACGAGTCCGTCCTTCATGAATGGgtgtaaagataatatttttgatttgttaagaaccggtttattgttttgcaataatttatattcgtgtgggaatgattccatttgtgcatgtctaattaatgcgtgatccgatttttttaattcttctacGGACAATGGtcctgataatttattatttggattaattgttcgagttttattttttgtattatatataaatcgaagtatgtatgctaatacatgaATAAGTGTTTTATCGCTTGACCACCTGTGGAAAAGATATTGTATCGTGTCGTTAGATTCTGTGCTAATAGCCAAGGTGAGAGTTATGTTTACGTCGCTCTCGGCCTCGGGTGCATGATTTAGTGACTCAGAATCGTGGGTCGGCCATGTGTCCGGACTTTGGGTCAACCACGCCGGCCCAGACCACCATAACTGGTTGGTTTCCAGCTTGCCTGGTGCTACCCCTCGGGACAAAAGGTCGGCGGGGTTATCCTCCGAGCGGACCCATGACCACTCGTGCTTGTTTGTAAGTGATAATACTTTTGTGACTCTGTTACtaacaaaacaagttaatttagggttactattttttatccaacataatgttatttttgaatctGACCACAGGTTGATTccggaaacgtcacattttaatgctcgttttattttgtcgacatgtgtcgcgagcagtaaactggaacaaagttccaaatttggaatagtttggggttgtattggacttatttttgattttgagtaaAGTAGGTGAACTTGTACGTTTCCTACTCTATCGCTTGATCGTATATAGATGGCAGCGCCATAGGCTTTAATACTACTGTCACAGAACCCATGAATTTGTATCGTTACATAATTGGGTATGACTGTACATCTCGAAATTTTCAAttggtttaataaaaacaagtctcGATAGAATGTGTTCCATTCTTGGATCAAGTCTTGTGTTAATTCGGTATCCCAATCTAATTGagccttaaataatttttgaataaatattttggctactACAATTACTGGTCCCGTCAAGCCTAGGGGGTCGAAAATGGACGAAATTACCCCTAGTACCTTTCTTTTGGTGAttgggtgtgaaatttggttttcTTTAATGGTATACATAAGCTCATCTGAGTCACTAGACCACGCTAAACCCAGGACCTTATGTGTTTTATCTCCAAATtcggttgtgtgtgtgttttggtgtgtgtgtgtttcgctCACCCGTTTTATGATGACTTCGGAATTGGACTTCCATTTCCGCAGCGTGAAGTTGGCTCCCCGCAGGATCTCGTTCACCTGTGATGCAGTTTCAGCTACCTGATTCTCGTCGTCGCCGCCGGCGATAAAATCGTCCATGTAGAACTGGTTCGCTATGGCCTCTGCAGCTGCTGGAAATGTGTGTTGGTTTTCGTttgacaattgtaacaaacatCTGGTTGCAATATGTGGTGCTGACTTTAAGCCGAAACTTAATGTGGTCAGCATATAAATTTGGAGTCGTTGGTGAGTATTTTCCCGCCAAAATATGCATTGTAGGTATTGTTGATTTggtttaacataaatacatctgtacattttttgtatgtcaGCGTTAATAACATATTGGTATTTTCGGAATCGTAGAAGTATATTTATGAGTTCGTCCTGTATTATTGAGCCTTTGTATTGGATATCATTCAAAGAAATGCCGTTATCAGTTCTGCATGAGCAGTCGAAAACAATTCGAATAGGGGTTGAGGGGGAGTCGCGAAAAACAGCTTGGTGGGGTAGAAAATTACATGGGCCATCATAATTATCTTGTAATTGAATCATATGGCCAGCTTGTTCGAACTCGCGCATGAAATTcacatatttatctttaaattcgGGGTTCCGCTCGAACTTGGATTCTAATGTTTTGAACCTCCGATATGCTATGTGCCTAGATTGACCTAACTTGGTAGGTGGCTGCTTTAATGGAAGTTCTATTTCGAAATTACCCTCAGAGTTGTGAGTGTGAGTTTTCAGAAATATATCCTCACATTGTTTTTCATCATAGGGTAAATTTGGTGCGGAACCCTCCTCTATTtcccaaaacttttttaattgagtttctactgtaactttacattgaatggcagactcggtttttttttgtacggaacccgtgaCTATCCATCCTAATCGCGAGCGTCTCAGAACCGGTAATCCGGGCCCGAGCTTGTATTTACCGGTAAGAAGTAAATCAAAGAATATCTCCCCACCGATAAGCAAATCTACATCTTGAGCTAAGTTAAACTCGTCATCAGCTAATTTATAACGCGACGGAATGTGCCAACGTTGCACGTTtggtattaaaatgttggtagtaCAAATTATAGGCGTAATAAAACAGGACAAATTCGTTGTAAAGGTTCCGTCTAAGGAATGCAATGTTACGTCACACGATTCTAAAAGGCTAGACACTTTTTCATTGAAACCTATGACATTTAAGGCAAGTTGTTCCTTGtttaattgtaactttttggccgcgttttcggtaatgaaattttcttgcGAGCCATTGTCTAAAAATGCCTTCATTTTATGCACATTGTTATGCTTATCCCTAACGAGCACTTGGGCTGTTGTAAGGAAAACTGACCTATTTCGcgcattgtttatttgtttttcgattAAAGTGTTATTCGACAAGGTAGTCTCGATTTGACTAGAACTCGGTTGTTCGTCGATTAACGTTGATATTGGTAATCGCGTTGGTACGGGGTTACTACCTACATGAGTGTTGGTATTTGGTTTGTGTAGTAACGTATGATGCTTGCCCTTACATACTCGACATGTACTGGCCCTGCAGTTTGTTAAGACATGCGTTCCGGACAAACAATTAAAGCATAATCGTAATTTATTCACGGCTCGGATGCGCGCGATAACGTTTAATGCACTAAACTTTGGACACTGATTAATATAATGCGTACTCGAACAATACGGACACTGGTTACATTTAAACTGTTTGGAGGTTACCTTGATAGGTTCGGACGTGGTTACCATGGCCTTCTTGGAAGTGCTGGGTGCGTCCGATGGTACTGCTGGGCTGGTCGCTTCCAGCCGGTCAGCTCGGTTCTTTAGGAAGGTTTTGAAATCCTGCAACGAAGGCAATTTTCTCAAATCAACACTGTTTTCCCACTTTGATTGCAATCGACTGTCTAACTTTTTAACTAACATGTGAATAATTGCGAGATCCCAATTTtcggtaggtacatttaatgagCGCAAAGATCTCAAATGTTTGGAAATATTATCGCACAGACCTCTTAGACCCGAAGGAGTTGACGGTACCGGTTCCACGTCGAACAAGGCTCGCATGTGGTTGGTGACTAAACGTTTAGGATTATTATAACGTTCACAAAGCATCTGCCACGCGAGCATGTACGCGTCCTCGGAGAAATCGAGCGAACTAATTACCTCAAGTGCGCCGTCTTGTAAACAActgcgtaggtacttatattttacgatCGGTGCTAAGCTAGCTTGGTTGACTAGGGCATCAAATGTGTCTCGAAATTGCAGCCACTGTGTTAGGTCTCCGTCGAAGCTAGGGAGGCTAATTTCGGGATATTTTATCGACTCACCGAGGGGTTGCTGCGGCGGGGCTTGCGGACTATGGTCATTTGGTGTTGAATCGGTATCTACCTTCGCCAGCAGCTTGCCCTTAGCGCTAAGTCGGTAAAATGTGTCCTCAAATGACATACGCTCGGCCTCGTGGGCTTCGATGTCCCCTTCGTCGCTGCACAGTGTCTCGATCCGGTCCTGTATCTCAGAGAAATCATTGTATAactttggtaattgttctagtcTTAAGCTTATGTCTACAATTATTTCGGCCGTCAATGCACTTGAGTCGAttctttctataaatttattaaatacagttaattttcGCTTACAGACACCTCGTCTATTTTTTAACTGCCTAATTTCTAACTCTTCTAGAGTGCTTTTGGAAGTTTCTAACATGATTAAGaacgattacaatttacaatttgtaggaaataaatcgattacaattaaatttggtAGGGAGATTTGGTAGATAGGTTAGGGAATGCCAGCTCACTTGCCTTCTCGATTGATGCTCGTGCGCGTGGCGTAGCTTGGTGATTGCCCTCGCTTGGGCGCTCCTTCTGCCTCTGGTGTGGTACCACCCACGTGGTCCCTTTGGTACTTGCGGTAGCCGTTCCCTGCTGCGGCTGCGGTGCCACGCACGTGGTCCCGCTTTGGTGGCTCGGTCGGCGCCTGTCGCGTTGGCTCAGGCCGCTCGATCGAGTGGTGTGGTCGCCTCCTAGTCACCTCTTCAGCTTCTTCAGGTCGGCGGAGCCCCACGCGGTTGCTGCCTACGTGGTAACGTTGCTCTCCCGGCCTAAATCAGGATACGCGGCGATTCCTCGACGTACCGGCtcgcaaattttactaaatttactagcgattcgctttaaagtactgagattaaccgcgatttaaactaggggtcaccattatgttgagcgttggaggtaatggcgaccaaatgaaagcagagaatctgatatcttaatttaatgttttacagaaggctggttagaaaaagtgctcttatctacatacatgtagaagcttatatagtaaagtacagcgccacactatgacactacggatgggttaggaactattacatacattgacatagctaacagcttattgagcacttaaactagtacacaatagtttcggtagatgtcacctttacatatcataggacgattgagagacttaatctgtctagattaggtaagtaggtacttaggtatgctaatacctacttatctgctacttgttaagataggtcttaacagcCGTATATCGTTTTGAATCTTTGCAAAGTACCTAAATCATAAGACAATACCTACCAAGGTACATTCGGCAACTAttaacggcctgattcgaactttaagatacgtaaaaaatttgctaaagatacgacatggatcgggtatgtcagtgtcaaatgttGAGGCCTAGGCTCCTTTCTAGGTATAATAGTGCAGGGATGCCCAAGTGGAtacaaagatttattttataaattaggaTTAAATTACCTTCaaaaaaacgtcacttgacaCTCCATCCAAATCgcatctttagcaaatttttgacgtactTATCTTAaaattcgaatcaggccgtaagtgtgtttttaaaaatgaaatttttagtAGAAACTTATTAACCTTAGCCATACTTTGAGTTGCCAGTTATTTCAGcatgtcattttaaaaccaggagtcgtagcacggtacgcttatcaccatgcctgtcacgttctaacaagtatgtgagtgcgaaagtgacggacttagtgataggggaaaccatgctgcgcgggcagagcATATATAACATCGATTGTATTGCGGCGGCGGCTTTGTTCCCGTGACTGAAAAAACAGTACTtaagtataaataatttaaatagataactagcgacccgccccggcttcgcacgggtgcaatgctgatataaaccttcctcttgaatcactatctattaaaaaaaaccgcatcaaaatccgttgcgtagttttaaatatctaagcatacatagggacagacatacatccagacagcaggaagcgactttgttttatggtttattattgtatactatgtagtaatataataatgtctAACCCGCTGCAAgactcaattaattaattagttttattcCTTTCTAGCACATGTATAAGTCCAACTGACAgaactatagttatttgttatacaagggtgcaattGAGTGTTTCAAcgcacgagaagtaaaatacatttgcacccgtgtgtaacacaaaacttttcacctcactatagcgaggaaagtgcaacatccacaggacacacacatacatcatcttcatcactggagtcactcatttttacgatattataacaaaaaactctggaaattctgtatttttacgtgagaagtttttaagtaaaaaatttgttgacaatgttgacattactgacgtcaatgatgcgttttgaaattgcatcgactcaacttgtgcgttcagaattatattttacatcattattaaaaaacaaacgtttcttatggaactttaaggtttatgacataaaatcattaaataaagctaaatttggtattttttattagattctcaaaccatttgtttaatgataattaataccgaacgaaccattattatgagcgttttacgttttacgTTTACGTTTTACGTTTGCTTTACGTTTACGTTTTACGTTttgctacttaaacacgctccatccaaggtcatattactttccccactagtggataaaatgtgtttttccccgcttgttttaaagaataaaagacatctttccgagctagtgaggggaaaagacaATTTCTTAGGTatctaattgaggcttgtagcttCTATTATATAAGAAAAGTATTTGTAACCTTCATAAGAAATACGTAACGTATAGCTATAGAGACATTGTATAAGAAGCTTGTATTCTTCACAGTGAGCACACAGCTTAAGCCGCAAAACTTCTGCAAAACTAAAGCTGGAAAGTCACCTATCATATTAAGTTGCAGCTTGGAGCGCG
Encoded here:
- the LOC134749321 gene encoding uncharacterized protein LOC134749321 isoform X9, with protein sequence MLAWQMLCERYNNPKRLVTNHMRALFDVEPVPSTPSGLRGLCDNISKHLRSLRSLNVPTENWDLAIIHMLVKKLDSRLQSKWENSVDLRKLPSLQDFKTFLKNRADRLEATSPAVPSDAPSTSKKAMGSSQPISWRRCDDSSPGEVNRRSWTSGGAGHVTTSERCRNARSGGARAAQASQSTPSSWYETSVCRPAGGGWARSSRRSRAGMASPGWPSSEPPEGTSNARSITFVHYLLRVKSYK
- the LOC134749321 gene encoding uncharacterized protein LOC134749321 isoform X10; the encoded protein is MTIVRKPRRSNPSDFKTFLKNRADRLEATSPAVPSDAPSTSKKAMVTTSEPIKGSSQPISWRRCDDSSPGEVNRRSWTSGGAGHVTTSERCRNARSGGARAAQASQSTPSSWYETSVCRPAGGGWARSSRRSRAGMASPGWPSSEPPEGTSNARSITFVHYLLRVKSYK
- the LOC134749321 gene encoding uncharacterized protein LOC134749321 isoform X5, whose amino-acid sequence is MLAWQMLCERYNNPKRLVTNHMRALFDVEPVPSTPSGLRGLCDNISKHLRSLRSLNVPTENWDLAIIHMLVKKLDSRLQSKWENSVDLRKLPSLQDFKTFLKNRADRLEATSPAVPSDAPSTSKKAMVTTSEPIKVTSKQFKCNQCPYCSSTHYINQCPKFSALNVIARIRAVNKLRLCFNCLSGTHVLTNCRASTCRVCKGKHHTLLHKPNTNTHVGSNPVPTRLPISTLIDEQPSSSQIETTLSNNTLIEKQINNARNRSVFLTTAQVLVRDKHNNVHKMKAFLDNGSQENFITENAAKKLQLNKEQLALNVIGFNEKVSSLLESCDVTLHSLDGTFTTNLSCFITPIICTTNILIPNVQRWHIPSRYKLADDEFNLAQDVDLLIGGEIFFDLLLTGKYKLGPGLPVLRRSRLGWIVTGSVQKKTESAIQCKVTVETQLKKFWEIEEGSAPNLPYDEKQCEDIFLKTHTHNSEGNFEIELPLKQPPTKLGQSRHIAYRRFKTLESKFERNPEFKDKYVNFMREFEQAGHMIQLQDNYDGPCNFLPHQAVFRDSPSTPIRIVFDCSCRTDNGISLNDIQYKGSIIQDELINILLRFRKYQYVINADIQKMYRCIYVKPNQQYLQCIFWRENTHQRLQIYMLTTLSFGLKSAPHIATRCLLQLSNENQHTFPAAAEAIANQFYMDDFIAGGDDENQVAETASQVNEILRGANFTLRKWKSNSEVIIKRGSSQPISWRRCDDSSPGEVNRRSWTSGGAGHVTTSERCRNARSGGARAAQASQSTPSSWYETSVCRPAGGGWARSSRRSRAGMASPGWPSSEPPEGTSNARSITFVHYLLRVKSYK
- the LOC134749321 gene encoding uncharacterized protein LOC134749321 isoform X8; translated protein: MLAWQMLCERYNNPKRLVTNHMRALFDVEPVPSTPSGLRGLCDNISKHLRSLRSLNVPTENWDLAIIHMLVKKLDSRLQSKWENSVDLRKLPSLQDFKTFLKNRADRLEATSPAVPSDAPSTSKKAMVTTSEPIKGSSQPISWRRCDDSSPGEVNRRSWTSGGAGHVTTSERCRNARSGGARAAQASQSTPSSWYETSVCRPAGGGWARSSRRSRAGMASPGWPSSEPPEGTSNARSITFVHYLLRVKSYK